TGTCACAAAACAGAATaatgtgctgggcattggtggctttactccatgtctttaatcccatcactcgggaggcagagggagtgccaggataagcttcAAAGCTGAGAGAGAATAAACAATTCACCTATGAATTTTAATAGACATGCTgcaatttaaaatgataatacaATGAacctaaacatttttaaatgtcaatgaAAGAATAATGCTTATCTCTGATGTTCCTTCACAAATGGTTTCCATCTACATTGATGGAAACCATGGAGAGGTGTGAAACAACCCAGAAAGACTGACACTTACCTGTCTTGTTGGAAATCTCATTTAATGGACAAGGAATACAATCATAGCAACAAATGGCCTGCCCCTCCTGGGTTGATTTTCTGAATCCAGGAACACAGCTCTCACTACACACAGAGCTGGGAAGCTGAGAATTAAATACATGAGATAAAATACTCACAAGGGCAGTGTTTAGAAAATAGAAATTGTTTTCAATATTGAACAGTGAAACAGCAAGATACATATTTTAACTACAGTCCATGGTTTTGATACTTCAATTATGAAATGATATGCCCAATGAAGTTCAAGGTTTAAAACAATGATCCAGTCACAATAAATCTCTGAAGAGTTCTGGGAGTGTTAATTGGTAGGGCAAAATAATAGGAAGTTGCATCTTGAACACAAGTCTGGATGGGCAACCAGAATGCCATAGTGTCCCTACTATGGGTTTTACAATGCCTGGAAGGAGCAATTATTTGATACTTGTGATATTTAGTATCTGTTCAGATATAAACTTGAAAGGATTCAGAATTACAATGCAAACAAGTGTTTGGAAATTTCTGTGAGAGATGATCCATATTAGGGTACTTCAAGCGAAATACAGTCTAAAAGTTCATAGTGTCATTTCATTGACTATTTCCTGGATAGATGAAAAATCAAAACTGATATGAAGGGAAGTGTTAATATCTATTGACTTCTTTACTGAAGAACAATGTGAATTGAATTCGCTAGCTCTTCTAGCCATGACTGCCTGACTCTTGAGGCATCTATCTGCACCTGCTACATAAGACCAAATGCAGTATTTGATCTTAGGTTACTTCccttttttgtattcttttttatatttttgataaaCTGACATTTTTCAGTAGGAAGACACTTAATTAATCCATAGAAATGTGCCCTCCGTAATACAGTGCTTTTTCTATGGCTGCAAAGCAAAAGCGCAAATGGCCATGGACTGATATTTCCTATTCTGAGAGTCAAAATAATCAGTGTATATTCAGCACAGGGATgaaacttaataaaataatacaaaattcatCCCACCTCTGTAAATCCAGTGTCCCACTGTATCATATGATCAGACAAAAACAGTTGGTGACCCTGTGGAGCTTTTAGAGAAAATGTTCCAACTTTGATATTTTGTCTGAAACCAGGTGGAAAATTCCAGACATTGAAAATATCATATTCTTCATCTAATTTCATTTGTGAATCCAAAACCACATGGTGTCCAGCACCATTTTTGAAATGAATTTGCTTGAGAAAAGAGTGAAGCTAAAATAGATGTAGAAACTTATGATGAATTCACTTCAACTGAAAAAATGAAAGAGTCTCTAATTGACTTTAAACCCTGACAACAAATGCAAGTTTACAAAACCTACTAGTGATTTTAATGATGAATGCTCCCAAAATAACATAATCATAATGTTTCTAGACTGTCAAATGAGTGTCAAAAGAATacactggtacacacacacacacacacacacacacacacacacacacacacacacacacatacacacacccatatacactcacaaaacaaagtgaaactCAGAATGCTGATTGAGGCAAATATGCAAAAATTACAAATGTTAACCATTTCAAgatataaaaaattatttcaggTTTTAGTATATACACTTTTATGTTGatgaaataaagttaataaaatggTAAATAAGTTAATGTAGCAATCGCTTCAGCATGTGAACCTTTAAGGGCCTACTAGCATTTCACAATTTAGGATCCACTTCGCTGATTTCTGTCCTTAAATGGACTTAGGGATACTGGGGTATCAAATTGAGCATATTTCCAAGAGAAGACTTTTAGATTATTTGGAACACAAAGTGAATATTGAAATACATATATTTCGTATTGCCACCAATTTGTCGTGGACAATGACCCAATTTCTGCAATGATATTTATACTAGACTCTGCACAgtctttcatgtattttttggTAAAAACTTCCACAAAGTACAATAGTGTATTGAGCATTTTTTTAATAAAGCCTCTGCATGTTACAGTGCTatagttaaaatgaaaaagaagaaaaattacctCCAGAGGGTTGGGATTCCCTACCCCATTTCCATGAGTTTTAATTTGTATCTGTTTGAGAGTCATCTCATGGAGACTGTGAGCCACAGCATACACAGAATTATACATATTGTAAGCCTCTTCAGTCATGTCCATGTTCCACATATTTGAAGGTAACAATTCCAAGGAAGCATTGGGTAGGCAGTTATCTGATATTTTACAATCAGGTAGAGAAAAAGAGCAGTTGAAGTATAAATTCCAGAAACGTGCAAGATAATGATCTTCTGGGTATTTAGAAGGGGTGTATGTCTGCATAAACTTTCTAAAATCAGAGATCTCATCATGATGGTGAACAAAATAGATGGTTCCATGAAATGAATCAAACACAAAAGGATCTACAATGCTACCAATATCCATTTGTGAATTCATGACCCAGACTTTCCATGTTTTTAACAAATACATTGGATGTAGCAATATGCCATGAGCACTTTCAATATCATCATAAAAGATAACCACATTTGCAGATGACATCAGGATCAGCCGAAGAGTGGCTTCATCTACATAGTCTGAGTAAATCATATTTTCTGACATCATTTTTATGAATGCTACACATATTTTATTCCTCTGAAACTCTTCTCTAAAGTCTGATAGGATCTGAATACCTTTGTGGTTATCTATGAGGATCAACCCCACCCAGGACCAGCTGAAATGAATCATCAAAGAGACAATACCAAAGAAAAGAGATGTGTCCCTCGGAGCAGTCTGGTAGAGAGAAGaaaactggcttctgtcactcaGGAAACTGTCAAATGGTCCAAAACTAAGCTGAAGGGATTTTCAAgtcagaagaaagaatgaaaacattGTTATAGAATACAATCTTATACCAGAGGAGACACTTGGGTTTTGTAAGGTAATATggtgttttaaaattctgtatcATTCCTGAAGAATTTTATTGACAATTTATGACAAGACGTAGAGTGATTTGAGAGCCCCAACCACTTCCCCTTCTCTATCTCAAGCAAAGTATATGAGGCTACATAAAaatgcctgacttctctttaacAGACAAGTAATGGACCTCTCTCCTTTACATGATAAAACATTTGACATGTTAGCATTTTAATGAAGTTGAGTTGCTCTATCACAGCCACATCCCTCACCTGTGGATATTTGTAGAGATTCAGCAGTCTTCCAATACGTGCAGATGTTGCCCATGACACTCCTGTAAGTAGAGCAACAGCCTTGTTTTCCCTTCTACATGTGTAGTTGGGAATGTTGATTCCCATTCCTGTGAGCCAAAGAAAAGCTTCCCTGAGAAAATCCCATTCACTTCTTTGGACATTGTAGAAATCAAATCCTAGAGATGTGTTGGGTAAGAGATGAGGGTTCCTGTTGATCTCCTCAATTGCAAATATGAAAGCCAAAGAACACTGGTAGCTTTTGAACTTGAACCTGCAGAAATGTTTTGTCAATATTGATGGAAAGGACCCATACCACACTGAGTACCAGTTTGATGcaatcatttttatcatttcaatGTCATATTTctacaaacaaataattttatgtgatCCCAGGAATGATTGTAATTTGAATTTCCAGCATATATTAAGCCATGGTTTCATTACCTAACTGCTTTGGGTGGATCTACAAGATTttgagagaaaaggggagggagttGAACTGATAGCACTAGTGATACCTTCTAAGGATATCCACATAGCTGACCCACTAATGTTTTGACACTTTAGGGAAACAATCAGCCAATGGAATCTTCCATTTGTAGAACCAATTCTGGTTCTCCAACCAGGTCCAGTCCCTTATGGTTGGAAATATTCTATAAGAAATCATTACTCCTAGATCAGGAGTATTTATCATACTGTACATTGCCCTGTCTTTCCTCTAGCAGCTGATAGGAACAaatagacccacagccaaacattaagctAATCTAGGCAAACCAAGCAAAAGAGAATGAGGCAAGAATTAGGAGCCAGAGGGTTTGAGGACACCAACAGACATGGTCCACATAATCAAAAAAGCAATGTTAATAGGGACTTTGAGAGATTGAGCGGTTAACTATGTAGCCAACATGGGTTTGTGATAGGCCATCCACATTCACGTTATGGTAATtatcttggggtttttgttgaATCCTAACAGTTTGAATGTAgtgtttctgattatttttctactttctgCGATAATTTTCTTCCTACTGGTTCCTTATCAAGAGGGTTTAACAGTAAACTTATTGCATCTAGCCATGCTGTGATTTCCACTGGGAAGAGTGAACcacagaggagcagtggatctgggagaTAGGAGAGAGGGGATGACTggcaggagtggagggaggagaagctgAAGTTACCATGTAATGTATGGCTGacgaagaaaaaaattttttttaagaaaaagattatTTTGTCTTTGTGCTTTTAAATCTGATGTACATACATAAATCATGTTAATGA
This genomic stretch from Cricetulus griseus strain 17A/GY chromosome 4, alternate assembly CriGri-PICRH-1.0, whole genome shotgun sequence harbors:
- the LOC100770554 gene encoding vomeronasal type-2 receptor 116 — encoded protein: MIASNWYSVWYGSFPSILTKHFCRFKFKSYQCSLAFIFAIEEINRNPHLLPNTSLGFDFYNVQRSEWDFLREAFLWLTGMGINIPNYTCRRENKAVALLTGVSWATSARIGRLLNLYKYPQLSFGPFDSFLSDRSQFSSLYQTAPRDTSLFFGIVSLMIHFSWSWVGLILIDNHKGIQILSDFREEFQRNKICVAFIKMMSENMIYSDYVDEATLRLILMSSANVVIFYDDIESAHGILLHPMYLLKTWKVWVMNSQMDIGSIVDPFVFDSFHGTIYFVHHHDEISDFRKFMQTYTPSKYPEDHYLARFWNLYFNCSFSLPDCKISDNCLPNASLELLPSNMWNMDMTEEAYNMYNSVYAVAHSLHEMTLKQIQIKTHGNGVGNPNPLELHSFLKQIHFKNGAGHHVVLDSQMKLDEEYDIFNVWNFPPGFRQNIKVGTFSLKAPQGHQLFLSDHMIQWDTGFTELPSSVCSESCVPGFRKSTQEGQAICCYDCIPCPLNEISNKTDMDNCVKCPESHYANAQQTHCLEKAVTFLSYEDPLGMALSCMSLGCSVLTLGVFSVFVKHHHTPIVKANNQALTYILLMTLTFCFLCPLLFIGHPNTVTCILQQSTFAILFTVALSTVLAKTLTVVLAFKSTVTGRMVSWIMKSRAPNYIIPICSLILLVLCGIWLSTSPPFTDSDAYTEHGHIIIICNKGSTIAFHSVLGYLCSMALGNYILAYLSRNLPDTFNEAKFITFSMLVFFSVWVTFLPVYHSTKGKVMLAMEVFAILASSAGLLGFIFAPKCYILLLRPERNSLHFMKSKTHSIRNINVHLLTHIP